One genomic region from Gemmatimonadota bacterium encodes:
- a CDS encoding SOS response-associated peptidase translates to MCGRFVYAAQNDENQLAFPQIVFPNEIPLRYNIAPGQDITAIANTAEPRADTFKWGLIPSWAKDHKIGNRLINARGETLAEKPSFRTAFKRRRCLIPTTGFYEWQRNPDGRTKTPMYIALKSGIPFAFAGLWESWHSPEGQRIQSCTIITTEPNDLMAPIHNRMPVILPDDVYDLWLDPEERTDLQELLIPYSAQEMSAHPVSTLVNNPRNDTPDCLKPAQSPEQGALF, encoded by the coding sequence ATGTGCGGTCGATTTGTTTATGCTGCCCAAAACGATGAAAACCAGCTTGCATTTCCACAGATTGTTTTTCCCAACGAGATACCCTTGCGATACAATATCGCACCGGGCCAGGACATCACGGCGATTGCCAACACTGCCGAGCCGCGGGCAGACACCTTCAAATGGGGACTTATTCCATCGTGGGCAAAAGATCACAAAATTGGCAACCGACTCATCAATGCTCGGGGAGAAACCCTTGCGGAAAAACCCTCATTTCGCACGGCCTTCAAAAGACGGAGGTGTCTGATTCCCACAACGGGATTTTACGAATGGCAACGCAATCCCGACGGCAGAACCAAAACCCCTATGTACATCGCGCTCAAATCCGGTATCCCCTTTGCCTTTGCTGGCCTCTGGGAATCGTGGCATTCGCCCGAAGGACAACGCATCCAATCCTGTACGATTATCACAACCGAACCCAACGACCTGATGGCTCCAATTCACAACCGCATGCCCGTCATTCTACCGGATGATGTGTATGACCTCTGGCTCGATCCAGAAGAAAGAACGGACCTCCAGGAACTCCTCATTCCCTATTCCGCCCAGGAGATGAGCGCACATCCCGTTTCCACCCTTGTCAATAATCCGAGGAATGACACTCCCGACTGCCTGAAACCCGCGCAATCGCCCGAACAGGGCGCATTGTTTTGA
- a CDS encoding Gfo/Idh/MocA family oxidoreductase — MAAELGFGVVGLGMGTNHCRSVTRAEGAKLVAVCDLDEERLGPTAEEYGCKAYTSYEEMLQDDEVQVVNICVESGKHAELGIQAADAGKHMIVEKPADITPERVDQLIGAVKDAGVKVGCIFQARLEPLNRRIKDAVDSGKLGKLIGVHGHLPWYRADSYYQGAHGSWKGTWDLDGGGSLMNQGVHTVDLIQWLAGGVESVMGMFGVFGHDIEAEDQTVALFKFKNGAIGTVYTTTCCYPGLPQLVTIYGENGSIMKDASKLISWKIQGENEAAEEAEMLGFYGDQEDKQKNISADPLAVSSDGHTLIIEDLVGAINEDREPMIGLESARHAVEIITAVFESGRTGREVKVG; from the coding sequence ATGGCAGCAGAGCTGGGTTTTGGCGTTGTTGGACTGGGTATGGGCACGAATCACTGTCGGTCTGTCACACGGGCCGAAGGTGCGAAGTTGGTGGCCGTATGCGATTTAGATGAGGAGCGTTTGGGACCGACGGCTGAGGAATACGGGTGCAAAGCTTATACGAGTTATGAAGAGATGCTTCAGGATGATGAGGTCCAGGTCGTCAATATTTGCGTTGAGTCTGGAAAGCACGCCGAGTTGGGTATTCAGGCTGCAGATGCGGGTAAGCACATGATCGTTGAGAAGCCCGCAGATATTACGCCTGAGCGCGTTGACCAATTAATTGGTGCGGTGAAGGATGCCGGGGTAAAGGTCGGATGTATTTTTCAAGCGCGTTTGGAACCTCTAAACAGGCGGATTAAAGATGCGGTTGATAGCGGCAAGCTGGGTAAGTTGATCGGCGTTCACGGCCATTTGCCCTGGTATCGCGCGGATAGCTATTATCAGGGCGCACATGGATCGTGGAAGGGAACGTGGGATCTCGATGGGGGAGGCTCGCTGATGAATCAGGGCGTTCACACTGTCGATTTGATTCAGTGGCTTGCAGGCGGCGTCGAGTCTGTGATGGGTATGTTTGGCGTTTTTGGGCACGATATCGAAGCAGAAGATCAGACTGTGGCGTTGTTCAAGTTTAAGAATGGCGCGATTGGCACGGTTTATACAACGACCTGCTGCTATCCAGGGCTTCCGCAACTGGTGACTATTTACGGCGAGAATGGGTCGATTATGAAAGATGCTTCGAAGCTGATTTCCTGGAAAATTCAGGGTGAGAACGAGGCAGCAGAAGAAGCGGAGATGCTGGGTTTTTACGGCGACCAGGAAGACAAACAGAAGAATATTTCAGCAGATCCGCTGGCTGTCAGTTCCGATGGGCACACGTTGATCATCGAAGACCTCGTCGGGGCGATCAATGAAGACCGCGAGCCTATGATTGGTCTTGAAAGTGCGCGCCATGCTGTGGAAATTATCACTGCGGTGTTTGAATCTGGACGCACGGGGCGGGAAGTTAAGGTGGGGTAG